A stretch of Deltaproteobacteria bacterium DNA encodes these proteins:
- a CDS encoding ATP-binding protein produces the protein MHMVRERYLTPSILEDLKEKMVFLGGPRQVGKTTLAVDIIGPHFASRAFNWDKLSERKAALKGEWPGDCNLIILDEFHKSKKWRSWIKGEYDTQKSRLRFMLTGSARMNVYRKGGDSLQGRYHYFRLHPFSVAEILSLKPPGIPFQPLQFAEKGNWDDLEALFQFGGFPDPFLRQNGRHWRRWGQERLERFFREDVRDLTQIQDMANLNLLADLLPERVGSVLSINSLAEDLQVNFRTVARWLDIFEELFYCFRIPPYRSRKIASVKKEKKLYLWDWSQVKDEGARWENLVASHLLKFCHYLADVEGYRAELYYLRDVTKRETDFLVTMDQRPWFAVEVKKSAEPPSPALFYFKERLAVPFSYQVAARTDKNCLNKGIHLLPASLFLTALV, from the coding sequence ATACACATGGTTAGGGAACGCTATCTCACCCCTTCTATTCTGGAAGACTTGAAGGAAAAAATGGTTTTTTTGGGGGGGCCGCGCCAAGTGGGCAAAACCACGCTGGCCGTCGATATCATCGGCCCGCATTTTGCGTCACGGGCATTCAATTGGGACAAACTTTCCGAACGGAAGGCGGCCCTCAAGGGGGAATGGCCGGGGGATTGCAACCTGATCATCCTCGACGAATTCCACAAAAGCAAAAAATGGAGGTCGTGGATCAAGGGGGAATACGACACGCAAAAATCCCGGCTCCGTTTTATGCTGACCGGAAGCGCCCGAATGAATGTTTACCGCAAAGGGGGCGATTCTCTTCAGGGGCGTTATCATTATTTCCGCCTTCATCCTTTTTCGGTCGCCGAAATCCTTTCGTTGAAACCGCCGGGAATCCCGTTTCAGCCGCTTCAATTCGCGGAAAAAGGGAATTGGGACGATTTGGAGGCGCTCTTTCAGTTTGGCGGCTTTCCCGATCCCTTTTTGAGGCAAAACGGGCGGCACTGGCGCCGTTGGGGCCAGGAACGCCTGGAACGGTTTTTCAGGGAAGATGTCCGCGATCTGACCCAGATACAGGATATGGCCAATCTCAATCTTTTGGCCGACCTGTTGCCGGAAAGGGTCGGTTCCGTCCTTTCAATCAATTCCCTCGCGGAAGATCTTCAGGTTAATTTCAGAACCGTTGCCCGCTGGCTGGACATTTTCGAGGAACTTTTTTACTGCTTCCGGATCCCCCCCTACCGCTCCCGGAAAATAGCATCGGTCAAAAAAGAAAAGAAGCTCTATTTGTGGGACTGGTCGCAGGTGAAAGACGAGGGGGCCCGGTGGGAGAATCTGGTGGCCTCCCACCTTTTGAAATTCTGCCACTACCTGGCTGATGTGGAAGGATACAGGGCGGAACTCTATTATTTAAGGGATGTGACCAAAAGAGAGACCGATTTCCTGGTGACCATGGACCAAAGGCCCTGGTTTGCCGTGGAGGTCAAAAAAAGCGCGGAACCCCCCTCTCCCGCCCTTTTTTATTTCAAGGAAAGGCTGGCTGTTCCTTTCTCATACCAGGTGGCGGCTCGAACCGACAAGAACTGCCTCAACAAGGGAATTCACCTTCTTCCCGCCTCTCTTTTTTTAACCGCACTGGTTTGA